One window from the genome of Lacerta agilis isolate rLacAgi1 chromosome 16, rLacAgi1.pri, whole genome shotgun sequence encodes:
- the CDC37 gene encoding hsp90 co-chaperone Cdc37 has translation MVDYSVWDHIEVSDDEDETHPNIDTPSLFRWRHQARVERMEQFHKEKEEVDKGCRDCKRKLAECQRKIKELELANVDSTKGELQRLQAEAQQLKKEEKSWEEKADDLRKKEKNMPWNVDTLSRDGFSKSVFNVKEEQEEESEEQKEKKHKTYVEKYEKQIKHFGMLRRWDDSQKYLSDNPYLVCEETANYLVIWCIDLEVEEKHALMEQVAHQTIVMQFILELAKSLKVDPRACFRQFFTKIKTADQQYMEGFNDELEAFKERVRGRAKARIERAMKEYEEEERQKRLGPGGLDPVDVYESLPAELQKCFDVKDVQMLQDAISKMEPAEAKYHMQRCISSGLWVPNARTAEGAEKDDKPDVVYEEFKKETCEEDKGSP, from the exons ATGGTGGACTACAGCGTCTGGGACCACATCGAGGTGTCCGACGACGAGGACGAGACTCACCCCAACATCGACACGCCCAGCCTCTTCCGATGGCGGCACCAG GCCCGAGTCGAGAGAATGGAACAGTTCCACAAGGAGAAAGAAGAGGTGGACAAAGGGTGTCGGGATTGCAAGCGGAAACTAGCTGAGTGTCAGAGGAAGATAAAAGAGCTTGAATTGGCCAATGTAGATAGCACCAAAGGTGAGCTGCAAAGGCTGCAGGCTGAGGCACAGCAActcaagaaagaagagaagagctgGGAAGAGAAGGCGGACGATctcaggaagaaggagaaaaacatgCCTTGGAATGTGGACACACTCAGCAGAGATGGCTTCAGTAAG AGTGTCTTCAATGTcaaggaggagcaggaagaggagtctgaagaacagaaagagaaaaagcaCAAAACATATGTGGAGAAGTATGAGAAGCAAATTAAACACTTTG gaatgctGCGGCGCTGGGACGACAGCCAGAAATATCTGTCTGATAACCCGTATCTTGTGTGTGAAGAGACAGCCAATTATTTAGTCATTTGGTGTATCGATCTGGAAGTAGAAGAG AAACATGCCCTGATGGAACAAGTGGCTCATCAGACCATAGTGATGCAGTTCATCCTAGAGCTGGCCAAGAGCCTGAAGGTTGACCCTAGAGCTTGTTTCAGGCAGTTCTTTACTAAGATCAAG ACTGCAGACCAGCAGTACATGGAGGGTTTTAATGATGAACTGGAAGCCTTCAAAGAGCGGGTGCGGGGCCGGGCTAAGGCACGCATTGAGAGAGCCATGAAAGAGTATGAAGAAGAAGAGCGCCAGAAACGACTGGGGCCTGGTGGCCTGGATCCTGTAGATGTGTATGAATCGCTCCCAGCC GAGCTCCAGAAATGCTTTGATGTGAAAGATGTACAGATGCTTCAGGATGCTATCAGCAAAATGGAACCTGCT GAAGCGAAATACCACATGCAGCGTTGCATCAGTTCTGGCCTGTGGGTGCCAAATGCCCGAACAGCAGAGGGTGCAGAGAAGGATGACAAGCCAGATGTTGTCTATGAGGAATTTAAGAAGGAGACTTGTGAAGAAGACAAAGGAAGCCCTTGA